One genomic region from Sphingobacterium sp. UGAL515B_05 encodes:
- the lysA gene encoding diaminopimelate decarboxylase: MINTGIAAKFAEKETPFYYYDLNVLNKTLEAAHAASHKRGFHVHYALKANFNDELLTAIQEIGFGADCVSGNEVKKAIECGFDSKKVTFAGVGKSDKEINYALDQNIFAFNVESIQELEVINELASKKGVKANVALRINPNVDAHTHHYITTGLDENKFGVPNADLEKCAAVLKKCESIELVGLHFHVGSQITDMTVFKSLCVKVNEWKNWFEERGTQIRVLNVGGGLGIDYKNPDGNTIPDFEAYFDIFDRFLERTAQQEVHFELGRALVAQCGSLVSRVLYVKNGVKKNFLVLDAGMTELMRPALYQAYHKIENISATDSAESINYDVVGPICESSDCFGKEVPLPVSKRGDLIAIRSAGAYGEVMASRYNLREEIRFVYSNQL; this comes from the coding sequence ATGATAAATACAGGTATCGCGGCGAAGTTTGCAGAGAAAGAAACGCCGTTTTATTATTATGATCTGAATGTGTTAAACAAGACCCTGGAGGCTGCGCATGCTGCTTCCCACAAACGGGGATTTCACGTTCACTATGCATTAAAGGCCAATTTTAATGACGAGCTATTGACGGCGATTCAAGAGATCGGCTTTGGTGCGGATTGTGTGAGTGGCAATGAGGTAAAGAAAGCCATTGAATGCGGCTTTGATTCCAAGAAAGTCACTTTTGCAGGAGTTGGTAAATCTGATAAGGAAATCAATTATGCGCTCGATCAAAATATTTTTGCTTTTAATGTGGAATCCATTCAGGAGCTTGAGGTCATCAATGAGCTTGCCTCAAAGAAAGGTGTAAAAGCAAATGTGGCTTTACGGATCAACCCAAATGTGGATGCACACACCCATCATTATATTACAACAGGGCTTGATGAAAACAAATTTGGTGTGCCCAATGCCGATTTGGAAAAATGTGCAGCCGTGCTAAAAAAATGTGAATCTATTGAACTGGTTGGTCTTCATTTTCACGTAGGTTCACAGATTACGGATATGACCGTATTCAAAAGCCTGTGCGTGAAGGTCAATGAATGGAAAAACTGGTTTGAAGAACGCGGTACACAAATCCGTGTATTGAATGTCGGTGGCGGATTGGGGATTGATTATAAAAATCCTGATGGAAATACAATTCCTGATTTTGAAGCCTATTTTGATATTTTCGACCGCTTCCTGGAGCGTACAGCACAGCAAGAAGTGCACTTTGAATTGGGGCGGGCTTTGGTCGCACAATGCGGAAGCCTTGTTAGCCGCGTGTTGTATGTTAAAAATGGTGTCAAGAAAAATTTCTTGGTATTGGATGCTGGAATGACTGAATTAATGCGCCCGGCCTTGTATCAAGCCTATCATAAAATTGAAAATATCAGCGCGACAGACAGTGCCGAATCCATTAACTACGATGTGGTTGGGCCAATCTGTGAATCGTCCGACTGCTTTGGTAAGGAAGTACCACTTCCCGTTTCAAAACGTGGCGACTTAATTGCCATTCGTTCCGCAGGCGCTTATGGCGAAGTGATGGCCTCGCGTTATAACCTACGTGAGGAAATCCGATTTGTGTATAGCAATCAGCTATAA
- a CDS encoding aspartate kinase produces the protein MKVLKFGGTSVGSAARIKGLLDIVNPAERQIVVLSAVAGTTNALVEIGQAYTVGKKDEAKDLVKKHKDKYEDLIKELFSTEQGYKNGKELIDYHFNLISTLANELFTPIEEKVILAQGELMSTALWHFYLNEIGIKSVLLPALDFMKIDEDNEPMVEFIGEKLSHILAQSPENTLFITQGFICRNSFGEIDNLRRGGSDYTASLIGAAIRAEEVQIWTDIDGMHNNDPRVVKGTTPIAHLSFDEAAELAYFGAKILHPQSVFPAQKYNVPVRLLNTMEPNAKGTLISKDGAQKGCIRAIAAKDGITAIHIHSSRMLLAYGFLRRVFEIFERYKTPIDMITTSEVAVSLTIDDTTNLADIIKEVEDFGSVTVDGDQTIVCVVGDFGLNSHGYAARVLDAVKHLPVRMISYGGSDFNVSILLNSDHKTEALRSLHNRLF, from the coding sequence ATGAAAGTTTTAAAATTTGGTGGTACTTCCGTGGGAAGTGCAGCACGTATCAAAGGGTTGTTGGATATTGTAAACCCTGCTGAACGTCAGATCGTCGTATTGTCCGCAGTTGCTGGAACGACAAATGCTTTGGTTGAAATAGGTCAAGCTTATACAGTAGGTAAGAAGGACGAAGCTAAAGATTTGGTCAAGAAGCATAAGGATAAGTACGAAGACCTTATTAAAGAACTTTTCAGCACTGAACAAGGTTATAAAAATGGTAAAGAATTGATCGATTACCATTTTAATCTGATTTCTACCTTAGCTAATGAATTATTTACACCTATTGAAGAAAAAGTTATTCTGGCGCAAGGTGAATTGATGTCTACTGCTTTATGGCATTTTTATTTGAACGAAATCGGTATAAAATCCGTGTTGTTACCAGCCCTGGATTTTATGAAAATTGATGAGGATAATGAGCCTATGGTGGAATTTATTGGCGAAAAATTAAGTCATATTTTGGCACAGAGCCCAGAAAATACGTTATTTATAACACAAGGTTTTATTTGCCGAAATTCATTTGGTGAAATCGATAATTTGCGCCGTGGTGGTTCAGATTATACGGCTTCATTGATCGGCGCAGCAATCCGTGCGGAGGAAGTTCAGATCTGGACGGACATCGATGGGATGCACAATAATGATCCTCGTGTTGTCAAAGGAACAACACCGATTGCCCATCTAAGCTTTGATGAAGCTGCAGAGTTGGCTTATTTCGGTGCTAAAATTTTACACCCTCAATCGGTATTCCCAGCGCAAAAATATAACGTTCCAGTTCGCTTGTTGAACACGATGGAGCCCAATGCAAAAGGGACTTTGATCAGTAAGGACGGTGCTCAGAAAGGTTGTATTCGCGCCATTGCCGCGAAAGACGGTATCACGGCAATTCACATCCATTCATCGCGTATGCTACTTGCTTATGGTTTCCTACGTCGTGTTTTTGAAATATTCGAACGTTATAAAACACCAATCGATATGATCACAACTTCGGAAGTGGCGGTATCGTTGACCATTGATGATACAACCAATTTGGCTGATATAATCAAAGAAGTGGAGGATTTTGGTTCTGTAACAGTAGATGGCGATCAGACCATTGTATGTGTTGTAGGCGATTTTGGTTTGAATAGCCACGGTTATGCCGCTCGCGTACTTGACGCTGTAAAACACCTTCCAGTTCGTATGATTTCTTACGGTGGTTCAGACTTTAACGTGTCGATTCTATTGAATTCAGATCATAAAACAGAAGCATTACGTTCATTGCACAATCGTTTATTTTAA
- a CDS encoding D-2-hydroxyacid dehydrogenase, producing MKILANDGIDPLGKKMLEDAGHSVDTTHIPQEELPEKLLAYDAITVRSATKVRQALIDGCPNLKVIGRGGVGMDNIDVDYARSKGIAVVNTPAASSLSVAELVFAHLLNGVRFLYDSNRKMPVEGNTKFGALKKAYGAGTELRGKTIGIVGFGRIGREVAKIAIGLGMDVVYTDLFEGPKTLTITLSGGIQVEVPIQQVEMDNLFKVSDFISLHVPFLDKPAIGAAEFPLLKDGVGLVNASRGGVIDELELVKALDSGKVAFAGLDVFDNEPTPREEILKHPKISLTPHIGAATNEAQERIGEELAGLLIENLKK from the coding sequence ATGAAAATATTAGCGAATGACGGTATCGATCCACTAGGAAAGAAAATGCTGGAAGATGCAGGTCATAGTGTAGATACAACTCATATTCCGCAAGAAGAGCTTCCTGAAAAGCTCCTTGCTTATGATGCAATCACGGTACGTAGTGCAACTAAAGTACGTCAGGCCCTGATTGATGGCTGCCCTAACTTGAAAGTTATCGGCCGTGGTGGAGTAGGCATGGATAATATTGATGTAGACTACGCCCGTTCAAAAGGGATTGCTGTTGTCAATACCCCTGCGGCATCTTCTTTATCAGTTGCTGAGCTGGTTTTTGCTCACCTATTGAATGGTGTACGTTTCTTATACGATTCTAATAGAAAAATGCCTGTTGAGGGTAATACAAAATTTGGCGCCCTTAAAAAAGCTTATGGAGCTGGTACTGAGCTTCGTGGTAAGACGATCGGTATCGTTGGATTTGGTCGTATCGGTCGCGAAGTTGCCAAAATCGCCATTGGTCTGGGGATGGATGTGGTTTACACGGATTTGTTCGAAGGACCAAAAACATTGACCATAACACTTTCAGGTGGTATCCAAGTTGAGGTACCTATTCAACAAGTGGAGATGGACAACTTATTTAAAGTTTCAGATTTTATCTCTTTACACGTTCCATTTTTGGATAAACCAGCTATCGGAGCTGCTGAGTTCCCATTATTGAAAGATGGTGTTGGCTTGGTTAATGCCTCGAGAGGCGGCGTTATTGATGAATTGGAATTAGTTAAAGCATTGGATTCGGGTAAAGTTGCATTCGCTGGTTTAGATGTATTCGATAATGAACCTACTCCACGCGAAGAGATCTTAAAACATCCAAAAATTTCGTTGACGCCACATATTGGGGCGGCGACCAATGAAGCTCAAGAAAGAATCGGCGAAGAATTGGCCGGTCTACTGATCGAAAACTTGAAGAAGTAA
- the serC gene encoding 3-phosphoserine/phosphohydroxythreonine transaminase, whose amino-acid sequence MKHNFGAGPCILPKEVFQQASEAVIDFNNTGLSILEISHRSKEFEAVIDEATQLVRELLAVPQGYSILFLQGGASLQFAMAPLNLLPEGGKAAYLDTGVWATKALKEAKKFGTVDVVASSIDKNYSYIPKGYTIPTDAAYFHYTANNTIYGTEVFDKPETALPVVVDMSSDIFSREINVADYDLIYAGAQKNMGPAGVTLVIVKDDILGKSGRILPSMLDYQLHINGGSMYNTPPVYSIFVSMLNLRWLKAKGGVSVLEQENIIKARALYDEIDRNPLFKGTAAVEDRSRMNVTFVMDTPELEAEFLALAKERNLIGIKGHRSVGGFRASIYNALPLSSVNALIDAMKEFEDTHTA is encoded by the coding sequence ATGAAACATAATTTTGGAGCAGGTCCATGTATTCTGCCAAAGGAAGTATTTCAACAAGCCTCAGAAGCTGTAATTGATTTTAACAACACCGGTTTATCAATTTTAGAGATCTCTCACCGTTCCAAAGAGTTTGAAGCAGTGATAGACGAAGCCACACAATTAGTACGCGAGTTATTGGCAGTACCGCAAGGATATTCGATTCTTTTCCTTCAAGGAGGGGCTAGTTTGCAATTTGCAATGGCGCCGTTGAATCTTTTACCTGAAGGAGGTAAGGCTGCTTATTTGGATACTGGTGTCTGGGCTACAAAAGCATTAAAAGAAGCTAAAAAATTCGGTACAGTAGATGTTGTAGCTTCGTCGATTGATAAAAATTATTCCTACATCCCTAAGGGATATACCATCCCAACAGATGCTGCATATTTTCATTATACAGCTAACAATACCATTTACGGTACTGAGGTTTTTGATAAACCTGAAACAGCATTGCCAGTGGTTGTTGATATGTCTTCTGATATTTTTTCACGTGAGATCAATGTTGCTGACTATGATTTGATCTATGCTGGTGCTCAAAAAAATATGGGCCCTGCAGGTGTTACACTCGTGATTGTTAAAGATGACATCTTAGGTAAATCAGGACGTATTCTTCCGTCGATGTTGGATTATCAATTGCATATCAATGGTGGTTCAATGTACAATACTCCACCGGTATATTCGATCTTTGTTTCGATGTTAAACCTTCGTTGGTTAAAAGCAAAGGGCGGTGTTTCTGTATTGGAGCAAGAGAATATTATCAAAGCACGTGCTTTATACGATGAAATCGACCGTAACCCATTGTTCAAAGGTACTGCAGCAGTTGAAGATCGTTCACGCATGAATGTTACTTTTGTAATGGATACACCAGAGTTGGAAGCTGAATTTTTGGCTTTGGCAAAAGAGCGTAATTTGATCGGAATCAAAGGTCACCGTTCTGTAGGTGGATTTAGAGCTTCGATTTACAATGCTTTACCATTAAGCAGCGTAAATGCGTTGATTGATGCAATGAAAGAATTTGAGGACACGCATACCGCATAA
- the icd gene encoding NADP-dependent isocitrate dehydrogenase, which translates to MSNKITMSSEGTLQVPDFPTIPFIIGDGIGPDLWHAAVRVFDQAVEKAYDGKRKITWKEVLAGEKAFNETGEWLPKDTLNLLKEYLVGIKGPLTTPVGGGIRSLNVALRKDLDLYVCQRPTKWFVGVPSPVKHPEYVDMVIFRENTEDIYAGIEFQAGTAEANRFQDFLHDELDIDYNFSATTGVGVKLVSEEGSKRLVRAAIEHAIHHGLPSVTIVHKGNIMKFTEGAFKIWGYEVAETEFADKTYTWGQWERTKAEKGAEVANQEQKAALDSGKILIKDIISDNFLQQILLNPRDFSVVATLNLNGDYISDALAAMVGGIGIAPGANINFKTGHAVFEATHGTAPRFANTNTMNPSSVILSGVMLLEYLGWTEAAAAIVKALGETIIAKTVTVDFYNLMDDATLVKTSEFADRIIEKI; encoded by the coding sequence ATGTCAAATAAGATTACAATGTCAAGTGAAGGAACTTTACAGGTTCCAGATTTTCCAACAATTCCTTTTATTATCGGTGACGGTATTGGTCCTGATCTTTGGCATGCGGCAGTGCGTGTTTTTGATCAAGCGGTGGAGAAAGCGTATGATGGAAAACGGAAAATAACATGGAAGGAGGTGCTGGCAGGTGAAAAAGCTTTTAATGAAACAGGCGAATGGCTACCAAAAGATACCCTAAATTTACTAAAAGAATACCTCGTTGGAATTAAAGGGCCACTAACCACGCCAGTAGGCGGCGGAATCCGTTCTTTGAATGTTGCTTTGCGTAAGGATTTGGATCTCTATGTATGTCAACGGCCGACAAAATGGTTTGTGGGCGTACCTTCGCCAGTCAAACATCCGGAATATGTGGATATGGTGATTTTTCGTGAAAATACGGAGGATATTTATGCTGGAATAGAGTTTCAGGCGGGAACAGCTGAAGCCAATAGGTTTCAGGATTTCTTGCATGATGAGCTTGATATTGATTATAATTTCTCGGCCACGACAGGAGTCGGTGTCAAGCTGGTTTCTGAGGAAGGGTCAAAAAGACTGGTCCGTGCGGCAATAGAGCATGCTATTCATCACGGTTTACCTTCAGTGACGATTGTTCACAAAGGAAATATCATGAAATTTACGGAAGGGGCTTTTAAGATTTGGGGGTATGAGGTTGCTGAAACGGAATTTGCAGACAAAACGTATACCTGGGGACAATGGGAGCGAACGAAAGCAGAAAAAGGTGCGGAGGTAGCTAATCAGGAACAAAAAGCCGCCTTGGATTCAGGTAAAATTTTGATTAAAGATATTATTTCCGACAATTTTTTACAGCAGATCTTACTTAATCCACGGGATTTTTCTGTTGTGGCAACTTTAAATCTGAACGGTGATTATATTTCTGATGCGCTGGCCGCAATGGTTGGCGGTATAGGGATCGCACCGGGAGCTAATATCAATTTTAAAACAGGGCATGCTGTTTTTGAAGCTACTCACGGCACAGCACCTCGTTTTGCAAATACCAATACCATGAATCCTTCGTCGGTTATTTTAAGCGGTGTTATGCTACTCGAATACCTTGGATGGACAGAAGCTGCGGCGGCAATTGTTAAAGCCTTGGGCGAAACCATAATTGCCAAGACCGTGACGGTAGATTTTTACAATTTGATGGATGACGCTACATTAGTCAAAACAAGTGAATTTGCCGATCGAATTATCGAAAAAATATAA
- a CDS encoding cation:proton antiporter, whose amino-acid sequence MNKTFEHISHAFEAPLQNPVLIFSLVLFIILLSPIVLRPIKVPGIIGLIISGVIIGPHGLNWLEKNSAITLFSTIGLLYIMFIAGLELDMNEFKKTKNKSLLFGFLTFIVPISIGYPVCHFLLGYGVLPSLLISSMFATHTLVSYPIVNSYGISKMEAVAITIGGTILTDTAVLIILAVITGVSQGNIGNEFWITLTISFAIFLFIMFGVIPRIAKWFFERLGSEKTSNYIFVLSVVFFAAFLAEIAGLEPIIGAFVAGLALNKLIPHSSALMNRIEFIGNAIFIPFFLISVGMIVDVSVILKGPQALIIAGTLTVVAIVGKYVAAWLTQLVFKYSRGQRNLIFGLSSAHAAATLAVIMVGHKNGIIDENVLNGTILLILVTCIVATVVTGNASRKVVMDGEQDEEHTDVVKEKDENILISIANMDNMEPILDFSTYIKSKKCSYPVNIVSVVKDNEQAQLNMSKARKNLDNMVRYASGSETNVNISATIDLNIASGVARSAKEVSANCIVLGWPSAANFMDKFVGEKTESILNRTSANVMLCHFKKPFISNKSIVVFAPPMCEAEFGFEYWLEKVVKLAQELSVPVTFVVDERSAAAIKEHLVELKNSVPVTFEHYDAWDNLQGLKAFKEEDAMFIFVSARNGEVSYRDSLDGVAKKLDRIYANENLVLVFPSRVENAHIDEYEDVEAAPIFRKISKEIGNMFNKG is encoded by the coding sequence ATGAATAAAACTTTTGAGCATATTTCCCACGCTTTCGAAGCGCCTTTACAAAATCCTGTACTTATATTTTCGCTGGTACTTTTTATTATCCTGTTGTCACCGATCGTACTGCGACCGATTAAGGTTCCGGGTATTATTGGATTGATTATATCTGGCGTTATTATTGGACCACATGGACTCAACTGGTTGGAAAAAAACTCGGCTATCACACTGTTTTCAACAATAGGCCTGCTCTATATCATGTTTATCGCTGGTTTGGAGTTAGATATGAATGAGTTTAAAAAGACCAAGAATAAGAGTTTACTTTTTGGCTTTTTAACATTTATTGTTCCGATTAGTATTGGCTATCCCGTTTGTCATTTTTTATTGGGCTACGGTGTTTTACCGAGTTTGTTGATATCAAGCATGTTTGCTACCCATACGCTGGTTTCTTATCCCATTGTAAATAGCTATGGTATTTCTAAAATGGAGGCCGTTGCGATCACCATAGGCGGAACAATTCTGACGGATACGGCCGTGCTGATTATTCTTGCGGTGATTACCGGCGTTTCTCAGGGAAATATTGGTAATGAATTTTGGATTACCCTGACGATTTCCTTTGCTATTTTCCTGTTTATCATGTTTGGTGTTATTCCAAGGATTGCAAAATGGTTTTTTGAACGCTTGGGGAGTGAGAAGACATCCAATTATATCTTCGTGCTCTCCGTCGTGTTTTTTGCTGCATTTTTAGCGGAAATTGCCGGCCTTGAGCCGATTATTGGGGCTTTCGTTGCGGGTCTGGCCCTCAACAAACTGATACCACACTCTTCCGCTTTGATGAACCGAATTGAGTTTATCGGCAATGCGATTTTTATTCCTTTCTTCTTGATATCTGTGGGGATGATTGTCGATGTCAGCGTGATTTTGAAGGGGCCGCAGGCACTTATTATTGCTGGAACACTGACCGTTGTGGCTATTGTCGGTAAATATGTGGCCGCATGGTTGACGCAGCTCGTTTTTAAATATAGCCGTGGTCAGCGCAATCTGATATTTGGTTTAAGTAGTGCTCATGCTGCTGCAACACTGGCTGTAATCATGGTTGGACATAAGAATGGTATTATCGATGAGAATGTGCTTAATGGTACAATTCTATTGATTTTGGTTACCTGTATTGTTGCTACGGTGGTTACGGGAAATGCCTCGCGTAAAGTGGTGATGGATGGTGAACAGGACGAAGAACATACAGATGTGGTGAAGGAAAAAGATGAAAACATTTTGATATCTATCGCTAACATGGATAATATGGAGCCTATTTTGGATTTTTCAACCTATATTAAAAGTAAGAAATGTTCCTATCCCGTCAATATCGTGTCCGTTGTGAAGGATAATGAACAGGCTCAATTAAACATGTCAAAAGCACGGAAGAACCTGGATAATATGGTCAGGTATGCGTCGGGGAGTGAGACGAACGTTAATATAAGTGCTACAATAGATTTAAACATCGCCAGCGGAGTTGCACGGTCGGCAAAAGAAGTTTCTGCCAATTGTATTGTTTTGGGCTGGCCGAGTGCGGCCAATTTTATGGATAAGTTTGTCGGAGAAAAAACGGAAAGTATCTTAAACAGAACCTCGGCTAATGTGATGTTATGTCATTTTAAAAAACCTTTTATTTCTAATAAATCCATTGTCGTTTTTGCACCACCCATGTGCGAGGCAGAATTTGGGTTCGAGTATTGGCTGGAGAAGGTTGTTAAACTGGCGCAGGAGCTATCCGTTCCGGTAACATTTGTTGTCGATGAACGCTCTGCTGCCGCCATTAAAGAACATCTTGTTGAGCTGAAAAATTCTGTTCCTGTTACCTTTGAACATTACGATGCCTGGGACAATTTGCAGGGCCTTAAAGCGTTTAAGGAGGAAGATGCGATGTTTATTTTTGTTTCGGCCAGAAATGGAGAAGTTTCCTATCGTGATTCTCTGGATGGGGTAGCAAAGAAATTAGATCGTATTTATGCAAACGAAAATCTTGTTTTAGTGTTTCCTAGTAGAGTGGAAAACGCACACATCGACGAGTATGAAGATGTCGAAGCTGCTCCAATCTTTAGAAAAATTAGCAAAGAGATCGGAAATATGTTTAATAAGGGATAG
- a CDS encoding ABC transporter permease, translated as MNFPYFLANRIAFSGKRTFSKLIVRVTIGAIALAIAAIIISIAVLRGFKGEIISKQRSFFADVLVLRYDLNKSYENSPITLTPEVRKSILAIPQVNSISSFATKAGIINVNNEVEGVVLKGIDSLYNQQPFQRMLVEGSMIDFKSDNADNQILVSKYLADRLLLKVGDDFIMYFVQDPIRKRKFVIKGIFNTGSEELDKVYVIGSLNVIRKLSNLDDHEVGGYEIRIKDFSQLEQTTNKVEDLLPIDMQAINIKDQVPDIFQWLELLDMNTKIIFILMTVVAIINMISALLITILERTSMIGILKALGYHNAGIRRVFMYSALYLIGLGLLIGNLIGLGFYFFQDFTHFFKLDEKTYYISYVAVQLQWSDVVLVNLAVVFIGMISLFIPSMLITKISPIKAISFK; from the coding sequence TTGAATTTTCCTTATTTTTTAGCAAATCGGATCGCATTTTCTGGAAAAAGAACGTTCTCAAAATTGATCGTTCGGGTGACTATTGGTGCAATTGCTCTTGCTATTGCAGCGATTATCATATCTATTGCGGTATTGCGCGGATTTAAGGGAGAGATTATCAGTAAGCAACGGAGTTTTTTTGCCGATGTATTGGTTTTACGTTACGACCTGAATAAGTCTTACGAAAATTCACCCATAACACTTACGCCGGAGGTTCGTAAGTCCATATTGGCGATTCCCCAAGTCAACTCAATCAGTTCCTTTGCGACCAAGGCCGGGATTATTAATGTCAACAATGAAGTTGAAGGAGTGGTTCTTAAAGGTATCGATTCCTTGTATAATCAACAGCCCTTTCAGCGTATGTTGGTGGAAGGGAGCATGATAGACTTTAAATCGGATAATGCGGATAATCAGATTTTGGTGTCCAAGTATCTCGCAGATCGACTGCTCCTAAAAGTCGGTGACGATTTTATTATGTATTTCGTGCAGGATCCTATACGTAAACGTAAATTTGTCATTAAGGGCATTTTTAATACAGGCTCCGAAGAATTAGATAAGGTCTATGTGATCGGGTCTCTCAATGTCATTCGTAAACTGAGCAACCTCGATGATCATGAAGTAGGGGGCTATGAGATTCGGATTAAAGATTTTAGTCAGCTCGAACAGACAACGAACAAGGTTGAAGATCTGTTGCCCATCGATATGCAGGCAATCAATATCAAGGATCAGGTCCCTGATATTTTTCAGTGGCTGGAATTGCTTGACATGAACACCAAAATCATTTTCATACTGATGACGGTCGTTGCTATTATCAATATGATCTCCGCCTTGCTGATCACCATTCTTGAGCGGACTTCAATGATCGGTATCTTAAAGGCGTTGGGGTACCACAATGCCGGGATTCGCCGCGTCTTCATGTATAGTGCCTTGTATCTCATCGGTCTGGGATTATTAATCGGTAATCTTATTGGCTTAGGTTTTTACTTTTTTCAGGATTTTACCCATTTCTTTAAATTGGATGAAAAGACCTACTATATCTCCTATGTGGCCGTTCAACTTCAATGGTCTGATGTGGTTTTGGTCAATTTGGCTGTCGTGTTTATCGGAATGATCTCATTATTTATTCCTTCGATGCTAATTACCAAGATTAGTCCGATCAAAGCCATTTCTTTTAAGTAA
- the fmt gene encoding methionyl-tRNA formyltransferase — protein MRIIFMGTPDFAVASLEALIQSGEQVVAVVTVPDKPAGRGQKIHESAVKIFATQHNIPVLQPVKLRDEAFLDELKSFQADLQVVVAFRMLPEIVWNMPKFGTINVHASLLPQYRGAAPINHAIINGEKESGVTTFLLQHEIDTGNILLSKKVAIKETDNAGDLHDNLMVAGAETLLQTIQQLKAGTLQPKPQEVLLTTEPLKHAPKIFKEDCKINWDQPTAQVYNFIRGLSPYPAAFTLLNDKVLKIYSTEKELVNTATIPGTIETDKKSFLKIAAQDGYIVISDLQLEGKKRMNVVDFLKGYRF, from the coding sequence ATGCGTATTATTTTCATGGGTACTCCCGATTTTGCTGTAGCTTCACTTGAAGCACTGATTCAGTCTGGCGAACAAGTTGTCGCTGTGGTTACGGTACCGGACAAACCTGCAGGACGTGGACAAAAAATACATGAATCTGCTGTGAAAATATTTGCTACACAACATAATATCCCAGTTCTTCAACCAGTGAAACTCCGTGATGAGGCATTTTTAGATGAACTTAAAAGTTTTCAGGCGGACCTACAGGTTGTGGTAGCATTCCGCATGCTTCCCGAGATCGTCTGGAATATGCCTAAATTTGGAACAATCAATGTCCACGCCTCACTCCTTCCACAATACCGGGGCGCAGCACCGATAAATCATGCAATCATCAATGGAGAGAAAGAATCGGGCGTAACGACATTTTTACTACAGCACGAAATCGACACGGGAAACATCTTATTGTCGAAAAAAGTTGCGATCAAAGAAACGGACAACGCGGGCGATCTTCACGATAATCTCATGGTGGCCGGAGCAGAAACTCTTCTGCAAACCATCCAGCAATTAAAGGCTGGAACCCTGCAGCCGAAACCTCAGGAAGTCCTTCTAACAACGGAGCCACTCAAACATGCTCCAAAAATTTTCAAAGAAGACTGTAAAATAAACTGGGATCAGCCCACGGCGCAAGTGTATAACTTCATTCGCGGTTTAAGCCCCTATCCAGCGGCATTTACACTCTTAAATGATAAGGTCCTAAAAATCTATAGCACAGAAAAAGAACTTGTCAATACAGCTACAATACCGGGAACCATAGAAACTGACAAGAAAAGTTTCTTAAAAATTGCAGCGCAAGACGGCTATATTGTCATTTCTGACCTTCAACTCGAAGGCAAGAAAAGAATGAATGTAGTCGATTTTTTAAAAGGTTATCGATTTTAG
- a CDS encoding helix-turn-helix domain-containing protein — MPILIHLDKIMKEKKMSLNQLSDNVGITLSNLSIIKNQKAKALRLDTLEAICKALDCQPGDLLQYYDGGDEKG, encoded by the coding sequence ATGCCAATCTTAATTCACTTGGATAAAATAATGAAAGAGAAAAAAATGTCGCTTAACCAATTGAGTGACAATGTCGGAATTACCCTTTCCAATCTTTCAATCATCAAGAATCAAAAGGCGAAGGCATTGCGATTAGATACCCTTGAAGCGATATGCAAAGCGCTAGACTGTCAGCCTGGTGATCTGCTGCAATATTATGATGGTGGTGATGAAAAAGGCTAA